The Triticum aestivum cultivar Chinese Spring chromosome 6D, IWGSC CS RefSeq v2.1, whole genome shotgun sequence genomic sequence aacagttttattcagctttcaatcCCAAACGTTGTGAACTTTGAGGAGTAAAGCTTTGGGATTCTTTTAAAGTCAAAGTCCGCAACATGGTTTTAGAAAAAAAAAAGTCTACAAATACTACGGTGCCAAACTTAGCCTAAGGCTATGTTTGATAGTAAAGTTTTGTAAAACCCCAACCCCAAATATTGAAAACTACAGTATATTAACCTATTGGTGCAAGATACTGCAGTTTTTATATATCAAAGTATTTTAAAGTATCAACAATACAGAAGACCTATTTAGCTAGCGCCGTGAGTAACAACGTAAAAAATGCTGGCTAGCCGTTGAAAACATGAGTGTTCTTAAAGCTAGCTAGCGGGGCGCATGCCAACTGTTAGCTAGCCAGTCAGGCGCATGCAAACAGTAGTACTAGCTCATATGCATAAACTGAACCGTCATGCACAAGGCTTGTAAATTTCCTATTAGAACGCTCAGCAACACGATGTATGCGTCTTGATCATCATGGGTGGAGCTGCGCATGAACGGCTTGGCCTTCTTCCACGACATGGCCACTTCCTCCCAATAATCCACAGTTTGCTTCTCTTAGAGTAGCTTCCGCCGCCACCGTGGCCAGGCAAGAGTATGGATCGGTGCGGCGACAGAAGTCAAGGCCGACGACCGGTGCAAGAggtgggagaagaagaagaagaagagggagaccCCTTTGTTCTCGCTGTTGTCATCCACCAACGGAGACATCTTCGGAAGCAATACGGTGGCGCAGCGTGAGTTGTTGCAAACAGCCATCGAAGAATAAAATGATCAAAGTGTGATGGCCTCGTTTTTTCACCTGCTCTGTTTTGAAAAAAGAGGTTCGGTTCTTTTTTAGACAGAGAAAATACTTTGGTTTTGGGAGTACTCTACTTTTAATATCTCAGTTTTTATTGGTGGCTAAATAGGTCACAGTAATTAAAACTATTGTGTTTGTGTCGAATATTTTGTACTAGTTGGGTTACGCTTGGACTTGGTGTTGTAGTGTGGGTAGGATACTTGTAGTGTCGGAGTCAGACACGTTGTACCCTTGGCCTCTTATATATGAGGAGGCACCCCACGTTGTAACCCATGACGACTAGACAGTGACAGGTTCGCAAGGGGGTGCTGGCGGCTTGTGCcagcgcccgggtggccggtgttgcagtatctcggggaggagcgcccgtagtcattgccccggggagtaggcgagttcgccgaacctcgttaacaaatatcaGTGTCGTCATGTGATGTGATTGCTTGTTCCTCGGTGGATTGACCGCGtatctcggatttattctaacaagtggtcaCGGAAGTTGCGGCAGCAACGCTGTCGATGCGGCCCATATGGCCCGCTAGCATGCACCGTGTGGACCGTAGCCGTGCGTGGCACGTACGTGCAGAGGAAGAGCCAGGCTGATTGCCATCATATGACCGAGTTTGTTTTGGAAACAAAAGAGGGACCGAGTCCCTGGAGAGTTCGCTCTCGTGTCCGGGCCGGATTGCTAGCCGTGCAAGCGCACATTAAAAGGCAGCTGCAGGGACGCACACCAGATAGAGGCAAGAGATCAGATCGGCCAGAAACAAGTCCATTGATACGTAGCAACACATCGGAAGGCAAGGGCTGAGGCAAAGCAAGTTTCGCTAGCATCGGAAAGTTGAGCCAAGATCAAAGTAGCTATACACGTGAAGACCAAAAGAGGTTTTTGGTTGGAAGTGCTAGTAGTACGTGGAGGACCGGAGGTTCAGTTTGCGTATTTGGGCATCGCGTGCAAAGCTCAGATAATTTTTCGCAGGGTCAGCCGTACAAAGAACCATGGCGCCATCGGGTACCAGGTTTGAGGTAGAGAAGTTCAACGGAACTGGAAgctttgggttatggcagacaagggtgaaagatttgttggcacaacagggatgcttgaaggcATTGTTGTAGGAAGCCAAGCCAGCTAAGATGGAGGCGGATGACTGGGAGGAGTTACAGTTGAAAGCAACCGGGACTATACGGTTGTGTCTGTCGGACCAGGTtatttatcatgtgatggatgagaATTCGCCAAAGAAGATCTGGGAGAAGCTGGAAAGTCAGTTTATGTCCAAGACTGCAACGACCAAGGTGTATCTGAAGCAAAAGTTGTATGGGATGAGGATGCAGGAGGGGTCAAATCTTGTGGAGTATATGAACGCCTTTAATCAAGTCGTGACGGATCTAGCACGCTTGGGTGCAACGTTTGACGACGAGGATAGGGCAATTCTGCTTCTTTGTTCGTTGCCATCATCCTATGACCATTTGATCACTATTTTGACGCACGGCAAGGAGACCGTCAAGAATGAGGATATTACTGCGGCATTGCTATCTTATGATATGAGAAAGAAAAACGCGATGGAAGTCTCTCATGGTGAAGGTTTGCTAGTCAAGGGTGAGCAGTGGCGGAAGGGATATGAGGCTgggaagaacaagaaaaagaaaaagaatatacAGTGTCACAAGTGTAAGCAGTGGGGACATATGAGAAAGGACTGTCCAGAACTCAATAGCGGGGCAAGTGCTAACAAGGCAACTCATGGTGATGACTCAGACAGCAGTAGTGATGTTCTCATAGTATCAGACAGGCGGTCAACCGAAGGTGAAGCGTGGATGTTGGATTCAGCTTGCTTTTTTCATGCGACGCCCAACAGGGAGTGGTTCTCTTCGTACAAGTCTGGTGAGTTTGGTTTAGCCTATGTGGGCGATGACACAGGTTATCGTGTTGCTGGAGTAGGTGACATCAAAATCAAGATGTTTGACGGAGTTGAGTGGATGCTTCGGGGAGTCGGGCATGTGCCAGGGCTAAGGAGGAATCTAATTTCGCTTGGTGTTCTTCATGATGGTGGTATAGTATTCCGTTGTGATCGGGATAGGAATACCATGAGAATCATGGAAGATAAGGTGACCGTGATGATTGGAGAGAGGACGGCTTCACATCTTTACAAGTTGCAAGGGAGCACTATTGCAGGTGGAGTCACGGAGACTAGAGTTGCAGGAGTAGCAGCGGGGTCTCACGGCGGCGGCGGGTCTGGGGCAGACTCGTCGAGTAGCTCACAGTAAGCTACGAAGAAGACAACACAAGTCCGGAGTatatggaagtttgacgcatgaacaaattcaaggtggtggagaatattcgccaaggtggagtttgttgtgtTTGTGTCGAATATTTTGTACTAGTTGGGTTACGCTTGGACTTGGTGTTGTAGTGTGGGTAGGATACTTGTAGTGTCGGAGTCGGACACGTTGTATCCTTGGCCTCTTATATATGAGGAGGCACCCCACGTTGTAACCCATGACGACTAGATAGCGACAGGTTCGCAAGGGGTGCTGGCGGCTTGTGCCGGCGCCTGGGTGGCCGGTGTTGCAGTATCTCGGGGAGGAGCGCTCGTAGTCATTGCCCCGGGGAGTAGGCGAGTTCgccgaacctcgttaacaaatctcggtgtcgtcacGTGATGTGATTGCTTGTTACTCGGTGGATCGACCGCGtatctcggatttattctaacaaaaaCTACAGTAACTAGAAAACTGTCTGATATTATCAGAATACTTTGaaaatactttgctatcaaacagaGGGCTTAAAGCAGTAAATCTCCTTTTCGCTTTCCCCTTTCTTTCTCCCTGCTTTCTAACCCGAGGTTCACCAGAAGCGGCAGCGCCACCAAAAATTCTCGCCATGAGGTTGGGATCCATGCCGGTGCTCTCCCTCTTCGTCAACGCGCTCCCCCTCTTCGTCGTCCTCCGGTCCGACGCGAATGCGTTCGCCACCCCCACAGGTCAATCCATCCAGCATTTATTGCTCATTTCTTCAAAATGCAGGATTCGATCTTGCTTTCTCCGCTCCGCTTTACTTACTTCATTTTTCTTTGCGGGGGGCTTTACTCAGTTCGTAGCGGCATTGATTGCAGATAACATCGTGAGGCAGCTATCGTCGGTGGTGAAGTGGCCACGCGGTTCTCCCCCCCACTCGCCCAAGCAGTCCTCACACCCCCAGTATGGTGAGTGGGCGCCAGCTAGTTGCTGATCCTGCCCCGTTTCGAGGGTTTGCTTAGTTTGTTTGTTGAAGATTAGCGAGCATTGCGAATTCGGGAGAGCGGGAGAGAGATGCGATTCTATTTGGCTTCGAAGTTTGTTGTGCTTCTTATCTTGGTGTAAGATGCGCAGCTGCAATTTAGTGACCGATTTCCATCTAACCTTCTAATTACTAATAGTACACTGAATGGAAGTACGAAATAACTGTGGTAGAAGAAGTGGGGGGAGGCTCGACGGAAGCTAATTATTTCTCTAGATCTCATCTCCTTTTTTctatcagttttgctaaagcacatctagatgtgccataagtattgcacatctaagttctatgtcattgatcttacattgagattcgtgtggatattttcattttcttttttcttttcctcttttatgcttgattcactcatttagatgtgcaataactagagcacatctagatgtgccctagacacatcCAGGCCTTTGCATAAATATTGTCAGGTTGTCTTTGTAAAGTTCATAGCTCTTTAGCAAATAGCATGTTTTAGTCTTGTCATTTTACTCCCGTCTCTGGCATGGCTCGGTTTTTTCAACAAACCAGTACGGCGACCTAATATTTCCTCTTTGATTGTAGGGTCACTCAGTTTGAAAGCTGTGCAAAGTGAATTTGTTTGTATCTTTGTGATGTACGTAGTAAACATCTTTTCATTCTTGGCACACATATATTGAATTTTTCTCATCAATAAATGAAAGATAGGAATAAAACAGGAGCAGCTGTACTAACCATAATATTCTCATATGGGTCAAACATTTTGAACATTTCCTAATATTTGTTTGTCTCGATGACATGTGAAACTCTTAAGCCCAGATTTATGCTGATGTTTAGTCCTCATTCTAGGCCTGACCTGAATTATCTGGCAAGAGTTAAACTGATTCAGGTTTAACTCGTTTGCAGTCACAACTGGTGAATGTGGGTTATAGTGGCGGATGATATTTTTTGTTCTTGCTTGAGCTTAATCTCATGGTTATGGTATTTATCTGATTTGGCAGATGGGAATGTAGCAGTGCAATTTGAGAGTGGCTACTTTGTTGAGACGCTTGTTGAAGGAGACAAGCTCGGTGTCACGCCCCACACCATTAGGGTGTCCCCAGTTGAGGGTGGAGAGCTTCTTGCAGTAGACTCAGCACATAGCAACATTGTGCGAATAACCCCACCATTATCTGAATGTATGTTTTTCTCTTGCTGCCCACAGTTCAATGCTTATATGGTTCTCTTTAAGTACTTCTGTGCACATTTTGTGGGGCTTCTGTATGGTATGAAATCAGTTGGTCTTTCTGAAGAATGGCCATGATTATCCTCATAGTGGACCATGGCATCTTTTTAAAGAAAAACACAAACTACCAGTGCAACTTTTGGACCAATTTCTTGAACATATCAGTGGATTATCCAAAGTAACCAAGAAGTATGCAAATTGTGATGATGTCAAGGATCTGTGGAAACGTATCTAACCGTGCGGGGCCACATTTTATTTATATTGCTTACAAACTTTAGTTACAAGGACATATATTTAAACTCCTGACCTTTATAGATTTGTCCGGTAGCTAACAAACGTGAGATCCTATAACTAGCACAATTTTTTTCTAATATTTCCTCTTAAGTGGCGATGCTTGACTTACTGTCACCAAAGAGTACCTTATTGCAACTGGATTTAGGGCATCCTTGAAGAAATTGGTCTCGTCTGTTCAAGTAGTATGAAACGCACTTTGATGTGCAAATTAACTAAGAGCATGCACATGTGCCTAAATGAATATAATTTATATGTTGTAAGCATAGTTCCAATAGTTTGGCTAATGGGAATGATATTACAATCTCTGCAGATAGCAGGGGAAGGCTAGTTGCTGGTTCTTTCCAGGGGCATGCAGGTCATATCGATGGTAAACCTATTGATGCAAGATTCAAACGCCCCActggtgttgctgtggatgataCAGGAAATGTTTACATTGCTGATACAGCAAATTTGGCAATTCGAAAGATTGGCGAGTCAGGTAAGCTAATAGTTTAATAGCACAAGGTCATCCATTTGTTTTGCTTTAACAGTTGGTGGTTGAAATTTCTGTGTAGGGGTGACCACTATTGCTGGTGGAAAATCCAATATCCCAGGGTATAGGGATGGTCCCAGTGAAGATGCAAAGTTCTCTACTGATTTTGATGTTGTATATGTGAAGAAAATGTGCTCTCTGTTGGTCATTGACCGTGGGAATGCTGCCCTTCGGAAAATCGTCCTTCCGCAAGAGGACTGTACTTACCAGGATGCCGCATTCCTATCTTCAGGTTCATTATCTTGTTTACTCGTTTCTGTTTGTTATTCTAGTGTACACAGATGTTTTTCCTAGGAGAAGTTTTAATCCCATTTATTATTGAGATTCTTCAAACCCTTTGTTGGAAAGATGGTTTCCTGGACTGGGACTGGACATGtgaaaataactgaaacatttttaatAGGAAAGGGATGCACCTTGTTTGAaggacatgatttgatcatgtgAGTCTTTTGTTATGTTGAGTGTTGCATTGATACTGTTTGGAAGGCCTGTGCTAGAATTTGGTTTGATCTTGTAGTCCCGAAGTATCAATACAGGAGAACAACAGAGATTGACGCTGGAATGGAGAATTGAGTTAGGAGGATTAGAAGAACAGAGAGGGTACTGTGTACATAGTGAGCTTGGGGAGGAGAAAGCCAAGGCCATTCTGTGCTGCTTGCTGCCTTCCTGTGCTGCTACTTCCCCCTTTTGCAATCATCGGTTTAGGCCACAAGCCTATGATTGTCTAGCCCACAGTTTAAGTCTACCAAGCCTGATTCTTCTCTAGGATGCATATTTGACGTTCCCTCCCTTGAAATGTGGCACTAATGCTGCATTGGGAGATGAAACCAGCCGATCTGGAAAAGCCGGATCACCCCCGCATCGTCCCATGGCAACGCTAGCGGTGCTCTCGTGCCCCCACCTCCCGGGCCGCTAGCAGTGACTCAGTACTGTCTTGCAGTTGGATCTCCCCTTTCTACAATGGTGGTTTCACCCGTGGCGCGCCACACGGAAAGGGCAAGTGCTTGCGAGTCAACAGGGCTTTGCACGAGGGGGGAGGGGTGTGGTGGCGTGGGAAGTCGTCCGGCAAGGGCCGGTTCTCTTGGCTGTCAGGCCACCTTTAAGGGGGAGTTCTGCGATGGCCGGATTCAGGGGCTGGGTGTCTTTGTTGGGCCTAGCACACCACCTACCGCAGCACCTGGGCGGAGGAGTGGCGCCATGGGGTGGGACCAAGAGCTATGCTAATGGCGACTACTACGGGGGACAGTGGCGTTGTAACCTGCAGGATTGCTGCGACCGCTATGTTTGTGATGCCGGAACCGGTACGTCAAGGAGTAGCAAGGCGGGCTAATCTCAGGGCATGGCACCGCCTTTGCGAGCTTGCCGGAGACGCGCATGGAGCCACCGCCCAACATCGTCCTCAAGGGCTTGATGGTGCTCCAGGCATGCGAATGGATTCAATAACAACAATGTGTGTACTTCGGATGAAAACCCACAATCTGACGAAAAAGGGTtaccccccgctttatattataaagcaacgacCACAACACAAAGTAACAGTAGCAAGGATCCGGAGACCGGtccgaacacacacacacacaagtacgaGATACATAAGTCTTGCTGGGGGAGCAGCACAACAATCCCCAAAATCGAGCATCAAGCATCATAGGCTAATTCGGCTTCGGAGGAGGGGGGAGCGCCGGGGGTAGTGGTGGTGCAagtctggaagccgtggagcggaGCTCGACGATCATCCACGGTCTTGATGCTTGCTAAGCGGCCTCCAGAGCTGTAGAAAGCCACACATTTTGTATATGGCGTCAGCCACTCGCAGAGGAATGATTCCATAATGTCCACATCAGCGTCCCAACCAACACCCAGAGGGAGGGATGCCCTGTATCGGGAAATGCGAGAACCTCCGCAAACATGTCCGGCGGGTTAGCATGGCACCAACTGCCACCCACCACCTCACGAAGGCAGCTCCATAAAAATCTCGCAGAGGGGCATGCAAAGAAAATGTGGTTTGAGTTGGATGGTGGTACCGTCTCCGATCGAAATAGAAGAACCGAGGCGAAGGGCTGGCATGAGTTGGATGCTCGTCTGCCAGAACTAGGAGCCACCCAATCTCCGTGCAAACGCCAAGCCCTGACCACGCAAATATTTAGCGCGGATAATATCCAGCCAAGCCCACCCTCCCCTGAGGTGATCCGCCATAGCTATTTGGATAAAAGGGCTATGTTCATTCGTTTGGACGAGATAATGCCAAGGCCCTCTTGGTCCTTGGGTTTGCAAATCTTCGACCATTtcaccatatggtacttctgcttatcACCCTTCCCCGCCCAGAAGAACCAGGACTGGTACTTGGCGATATCGTGATGGAGGGATTTATTTAGACTGTAGAATCCCATGAGATACATGGGTAAGCTGGTCATTGAGGAGTTAATGAGGATAACCTGAGCCGCCTTGGAGAGCCACCTCCCTTGCCATGGCTTGACCAGATACTGGACCTTGGACACAGTCGGCCGAAGGTCCTTTTCCAGTATGCGGGTGCCACTAATGGGCATGCCCAATTAAGACGTCGGAAATGATCCTAGTCGGCAGTTAAGCCGGTTTGCGATCCGACGCTTCTCCTCATCGGAGTATCCCAACACCATCACCTCGCTCTTGGTGAAGTTAATCTTAAGGCCGGACATCTCCCGGAAGCGCAGTAGAAGGAACTTGAGGTGTCGGATGTCCTCGTCAGGCCCCTCAACCATCAAAATCGTGTCATGCATATTGGAGGTGGGTAATCCCACCGCCATCAAGGGGATGCAGGCAAATACCCCTGATATGTCCAGCCCGCTTGGCCAAGTCTAATATGGCTGTGAGGGCATCGACTACAAGGTTAAATAAGAAGGGGGAGAGAGGGTCCCCTTGACGCACACCCTGTGCTGTTTGGAAGTAAGGGCCTACTTCTCCATTGATGTTAACTGCCGACCGGCCGCTCATCACCAATTGCATCACCCTAGCAATCCATTGAGGATCAAAACCCTTCCTAATTAACACCTCCCGAAGGAAGGACCAATGCACAGTATcatatgctttgtgaaagtcgaTCTTGAAGAAGACCGCCTTGAGATGCTTCTTCTTGACTTCAAGAATAACCTCATGGAGAACCAGGATCCCATCCAGGATATATCGACCCTTAATGAAAGCGGTCTGGTTCGGATGGGTAATCTAGGGGGCGAGAAAGGCCGCCCTATTGGCGTACCATTTGGCGAGAATCTGAAATATCACATTGATAACCGCGATAGGCCGGAATTGCCGGATATCCGAAGCCCCCGGTACCTTTGGGATCAGCGAGATGATTTCGTAGTTTAACCGGGAGAGATTGAGTACACCTTGAGCGAATTCCTGAAACAACGCGAGGATTTCGCTTTTGATGGATAGCCAGAATAGCTGGAAGAAACAGACATGTAAACCGTCCGGACCCGGGGCTGACGAGGGATTCATCCCTTTTATTATGTTCACCACTTCCTCCTCCTCAAACTCGGCCAGAAGCATGCTATTCTGCCCCCCGCGAGATCCGCTGGGCCCCTTCCCAGATTGAGTTCGCTGACACTGTACCGCCGCGTTCTTGCATGGCAAACATTGATTTATAGAAGCCGTCGACATGAGCCCGCACCTCGTCCGGGTCATGGATCAACCGATTCCCTTCCCATAGAAGGGGAATGGTGCATCAACGCCGACGGTCGTTAGCAATGGCCTAGAAATAAGCTGTGTTGGCGTCACTGAAGAGGACCCAATTGAAGGTCCCCCGTTGGCGCCAATATTCCTCTTTCTTCCGGTAGATCTCGAGCAAGACCTCTTCTAGGCTATAGTGTAGCGCCCATTCGTCAGAAGAGAGGCCCGCGGCATCGGCCTTCAAGTCCAAGACTTGAATCTCTGCAAGCAGGGCTCCCTTCCTAATCTTTAGATCACGGCCTACATTAGCACCCCACCCCTCATGAATTGTCTAGGTCGTTTCGCCAAGAAGTGCCACTCATCAACCGCCGACATCTGTCGGTGTGGCTCCAGCCGCGCTGCCACCCAGTGGTCCTTAACCGCCTCGATGAAACCAGGTTGCCGCAGCCAGAAGGACTCGAAGCAGAACCGTGGGGGCGGGCGAGGCCTCTCATCACTAGATGATAACAACAGGGGCACATGATCTGACCCGATCCGGGTGATGGCCTGCAAGCAAGCTAGGAGGAACCACAGTTCCCAATCTGGGGACATGAACACCGTGTCTAAGACACTCCGGGTTGGGGCCAACTGCCGATTGGTGCAAGTAAACCTTGCCCCAACCCTGTCTAACTCTCGGATACTGAGATCAGTGATCCAATCGTTGAATAGCTGCATGCCCGGAAAGTCGATCCGGTCATTATTTTTATTTGCTGGAGCTCCAATGAGGTTGAAGTCACCACCAATTATGACCGGTAATGACGCTGATGAGACTTTTGTGCGGATTTCGTCTAGAAAAGATTGGGACCGACTATGATCAGCCGACCCATACTACAATCACTTCCCACTTGAAGTTGATCGCTCTTCCCCACACCTCCATGCTGACAAAAAACTCACCCTGGTCCATGGACccaacctcaaaggtggcatccttcactccCAGAAGGATGCCCTCGGAGTGATCGGCCACTCCACTAGATGGCAACCAGTGCCAACCAAACAGGTGCCTACTGAGACCTTCTAGCTGTGCTAATGAGAACTCCAATCGCATTGTTTCTTGGACTGCTACAATGTCGATGTTCTCCTCACGCATGTATTCCTCTAGTTGCCTGCGGCGGCCCTCATTCCCAAAGCCACACAGGCTCCAAAAGAGAGCACGCATCTAGTCGACTAGGGAGTACTCCCTGGACCCCACAGTGGAGGTGGTGCTAAGCGCGCGACGGAGTGGAGCTGTACGAGACCGAGTACGGCCACGAACCTCCTCCGAAGGAAGAGGGTCAGGCATCCCACGAACCGAAGGCCTCGGGGTATTTGGAGCCTCCTCCATCGAGGCCGCGACGGCCCTAGCCCTGGCCATCGCGaggcacccctctagtacttccTTGGCCTGAATGGCCGCAATCTGCTCAAGAGCGGGGCCTTTCTCGCCCCGGAAAACAATGGCGGAATCGGCCGCAATCTTGGCCAGCTGACCAAGAGGCACACCCGCAAGGGCCGAAAAGGAGGATACATTCTCGTCTACTTAATCAGAAACTAAAGACGGCGTGTGAGAGTTGTTAGTAGTACTCTTGACAAGCAAGGTTGTTAGCTGGATTAGATTAGCTAGCCGGCGTTGTGTGTGTGGCTAAGTCTATAGTTGAGTGAAAACCGGATCAAGTAGCTATGTTGCTTGGCCGGTGCGTTGCATGCATAAAGCCGTTGGTGCATGGCGTGCATGTAGTTAGCTGGTAGTGGCCGAtgtggtgcgtgcgtgcgtgcctgAGTTAGTGGGGTGTGTGGCCACTGGCTGTATGCGTTGGTCAGCCTATTTAAGCAGAGCTGAGGGCCGTGAGGACGGCCAGGGGGGCTAGAGATGTAgtcgtgtgtgtgcgcgtgtgttctCAGCCACGGTGTGTCGCCGAGCCTCAGTTTGTGCTGAAGAAAAGAAATCGCCGTTCGTGCGGCGAGGCGTTTGTGCGCCGGGAAAAAAAGTGTGCTCCTCCTTC encodes the following:
- the LOC123144525 gene encoding uncharacterized protein isoform X1, yielding MRLGSMPVLSLFVNALPLFVVLRSDANAFATPTDNIVRQLSSVVKWPRGSPPHSPKQSSHPQYDGNVAVQFESGYFVETLVEGDKLGVTPHTIRVSPVEGGELLAVDSAHSNIVRITPPLSEYSRGRLVAGSFQGHAGHIDGKPIDARFKRPTGVAVDDTGNVYIADTANLAIRKIGESGVTTIAGGKSNIPGYRDGPSEDAKFSTDFDVVYVKKMCSLLVIDRGNAALRKIVLPQEDCTYQDAAFLSSDIILVIGAVVAGYLFSVVQHGFGSSTSEKIEASEDGKQESSTAGKPPLVVESLKEEPSAGWPSLGTLVADLLKLAVEGVGNLVLNIAPLHMQRVKRKTGLTPLKDRLVMPEDREENPVAQKLSSTPMITETLHAPSAANETVAKAQKSIKSSKFRDSTLSSKHRSTKRQEYAEFYGSTETPQASAKVPKDRLRHRHREKSGEVTYGTGHPEPKPSEMKAADYSDPKYDHYNMRSKYGADSGFRY